One part of the Tunicatimonas pelagia genome encodes these proteins:
- a CDS encoding DUF2834 domain-containing protein, giving the protein MRLLHFYLVATVLGTVLPYYQLFQFIAENGWGLMTFIEKLFINAASSMGAIDLLISSAVFWVFLYLEGSRVKMSKLWIYVLVNLFIGLSAALPLFLYVRERRLAARSMSAVIG; this is encoded by the coding sequence GACTGCTACACTTTTACTTAGTTGCTACTGTACTAGGAACCGTACTACCTTACTACCAATTGTTTCAGTTTATTGCCGAAAATGGCTGGGGTTTAATGACATTTATTGAAAAGTTATTTATCAATGCTGCTTCCAGCATGGGAGCCATTGACTTGCTTATTTCTTCCGCCGTTTTCTGGGTATTCTTGTACCTTGAAGGAAGCCGAGTGAAAATGTCTAAGCTCTGGATTTACGTACTCGTCAACCTCTTTATTGGGTTGTCAGCAGCCTTGCCACTATTTTTATACGTACGAGAGCGTAGGTTAGCCGCCAGAAGCATGTCCGCGGTGATCGGATAA